The sequence CCTGGGCAGGGGTGACGGCAACGTTGACGCGGGGGCCGGCGGCGCGGCGACGGGAGGCGACGTCGAGGCGCGGCGCTTCGGCGTGACGGCGGCGTGCGCGGCCGCGTGCGTCTTGGGCGTTCATCGCTTCGATTTCGTACTCGGGCTTCATCGAGGTGCCGAACATGACCCACCCCGTCGGCGTGGCGGCCAAGCCGATGAGTGCCATCACGCCAGCGATGTTGGTCCCCTCGTCGCGCGGCTCTTTGTCGCCGCAGTCGATGCATGAATCTGCGATCATGGCTGCGGCTCCCACTACCAACGACACCACGCCGCCGATACCGAGCGCGAGCCCGCCCCAGCGATGCTCGCTCGTGTCGGGATCGAAGCGGATGTGCATCGGTCCGCCCACGTCGATCGTGCGCGTGCCACCGACGGTTCCGCTCCCGGCGTGCACGCGGAACACGTACTTGCCGGGTGACAGCTGCACCACGCAGTCGTCTTGGCAGCTCGCGACGGGGGTCGAGCCGCGCTCGACGGACACGCGAACGCCGGGTTCGGTGGTCGAGATGCGCACGGGGAACGTCGTCGCGGCGTAGCTAGGAGCGGAGGGAAGATCACGCGCGGGTGCGCTCCAGCTCCCGCTCCCGAAATCCCAAACGACTCCCGGCGGGGGTGCGGCGGGCGGTGGCAACGCCGACGGCTGCGGCGACGTTGCGCTGCTCGGCGCGGGCGCCAGCGCATCATCGGGCGCGGGCTGCGCCTCCTGCGCAGAGGATGACGCTGCATGGGTCGACATGCACAACAGGGCGGCGAGGGCTCGGAGCGACTTCATGTCCGCGCTTCAGCAAGCGCCGTTCCACGTCGCGGCGGCGCGGGTCGCTCCCGTTTCAAGCGGCTCACTCAGGGGAATCCGACGCGCTGCCGCCTCCCTGTGGCGGCACGCGCACACCACGCCCGTGCGACGACGGCCCGGTGCGAAGTGTCGTTCCAGGCTGCATGCCGCAGGCTAGCGAACCAGACCGCGACGTCGCTGCGTCATGGCGCGGGGCCGCGCCTCAGGGCGCCGCCCACACGTAGCCGACGGTGCCCTCGAGCACGTAGCCCTTGGTCACTGCAGCGTCGCGCTCGGTCGCGGACGCCGTGTAGAAGTGGTCCGAGAACCCGTTGTGGTGCAGCCGATACAGCGGCACCGAACCGCAACCTGCGGACGCGTTGCCCATGTAGCCCAGAATCCCTAGGTTGGATCCTCCGCCCTCGCAGTTGCTGACGGAGCTGTAGAACTGTTTGCCGTTCGGCTTGAGACAGCGATAGAAGGTGAGCAGTTTGGCGCTGCCTGCACCGGATGTGTAGAGGTAGAAGGAGTCTTGCGACTCCAGCACGAAGCCACTGCTCGTGGTTTCCGCCAGGTTGGTCGTCAGGATGTGCGAGTTGGAAGCGCTATTGAACGCGCGGTGCACTCCGACTCGACAGTTGGCGTCGTCACAAACTCCGTTGCAGTCATCGTCCAAAAGGTTGCACGCCTCCGTGGAGACCGTCTTGGGTTTGCAGGACAACTTGCCGTCGGCACACGTCATGATGCCGTCCGCGCAGGTGTCGGGTTTGCCCGTGTTGCACGCGGCCCCGCCACCAGGGTTGCCATTGTCGATCGTGCCGTCGCAGTCGTCATCCTGGCCGTTGCAGATCTCGGGGGTGCCCGAGTCGGGCGCGCAGGCGTCGGCACCCGCGTCGGCCGCGTCGGCGGGGGCGTCGACCGAAGCGTCCGCAGCTCCCGCTGAACCGCCGCTGCCGCTGGCCCCGCCGCTTCCCGAGGAAGCTGCGGCGCCACCCGCGCCGCCGGAGCTTGCGCCACCGGAGCTTGCGCCGCCGGAGCCTGCGCCGCCGGAATTGCCACCTCCGCTCGCCCCATCACCGTCGGATCCGCACGCACCGGCGAGGAAGGCGGTTGCTACCAACCCCACGGAAAGACGAAAGAATATGGCGTTCATGGCGCCACGGTACCGCACGCAGATGACTTCCATCAACCCCTTGCATTCCCTTTCCCCTCCGCTGGGTGGAACAAGGAGATCCACGCGATTCCCGAAGGTGAATCGTCCAAACCTGGGGAGGCGCGCGCCAATGCCGCCCGGTGCGGGACGCGCGGGACGTGCAGCCGCGGGACGAGACCCAAAGCAAGCGAGGAACCGGGACGGGGCCCGCGCATCTCTGCGAATCTGCTGAGGCATTTGCCTAATTGCGCAACTCTTGCACAATTGACGTTCAAGCGAACAGCGCTCCCTGGGAGTTGCCGGGCGTTTGGTTCAATGCCATCACTTCCGTGGGCGGGTGATGGTCACTGCGCCGCGTGCACGCACGCCCCGAGGTCCTCCGGGGTAATCAACGACTACTGAGGCCATCAACGAGTGCAGCCGAGGCGACGAACGCCGCGGCGCGCGCGAAAGCGGGGAATGACAATGCACTTTTGGCAGCGCAGCTGGTCACGGAGTACGCATCCCATCAACCGCAAGCTCGAGAGGCACGCGAGCTTCGCCCGGCGTTTGGTTTGGCTGAGCGCGCAGTGCATCTGGCTCGCCGCCTGCGGGGGTACGACAAATGACCCGAGCGCTGCGGGCAGCGGCGGCACCGGGGCAAGTTCGGGAAGCGGAGGGCTGTCCACCGGTGGAGCGGTCGGTGGCGGCGGAGCAAGCGGCGGAACGAGCGGCGGAACGAGCGGCGGAATGAGCGGCGTGATTTGCGCGGGGGTCAAATGCGGACCGAAGGAGGATTGCTGCCTGAACAACGGAGTTTGCTTCGACCCGATCGCGAATGCCGGAGCGTGCGCAGCGCCTACCGAGGCCAGCCCCCCAGGAGCGACGCCCTGCGCCTCCGACTCGCACTGCAACCCTGGTGAGTACTGCCAGCCGAAGAATTGGGGAATCTGCATTGGCACTGGCCTGTGCGCGTCCAAGACGAATTGCCCCACGTCGAGTCCGGGCGCCTACTGCGCCTGCGACGGAAAGACCTACCAGAGCGTGCAGGCCGCGTGCGCGGCGGGGGTCATCGTGATCGGCGCAGCGGAGTGCGGAGTACCGACCAACGTTGGTGGTGGCGGTATGTCCGCGGGTAAGATCACGACCTTCTGCGGCACGGACGCCCACTGCAGCGGGGGCTACAAGTGCTGCGGCCTCACGGGGACGTGCTTCGACCCGGCGACTCCCGTGCTGTGCACGCCGCCACCCCCTGGAACGCGCCTGTCCTGCATCGACGATAACGACTGCGTGGGCGAAGCCGAGTACTGCTATGCGGAGAGCTGCGACGGGCCGGGTGGCTGCAAATTGAGACCGGGAGGCGGATCGTGCACGGGCGAGCTGGATCCGGTGTGCGGTTGCAACGGCAAGAGCTACGTCAACGCGACCTGCGCCGCCGTCGAAGGGGTGCGCATCTCGCACGCCGGCAACTGCCCGTAACCCGCCCTCTTTCCGCGAAAGGGACGCCACTTTCTTGTCCCACGCGCGCCTCTTCAGCGATGCCTTGGGGGCGTCGCCCTTCTTGGCTTCGGGTGGCGCGGGAGGCAGCCAATGACCAGCTCCGAGATGGTTTCCGAGACCGGTTCGTCCCGACGCATGGGCGTGGTGGTACGACGCGGTGACAGCGACTGCGCAGCGCTCCTTCCACCACCGCCGTCGTCGCGCACGCCCAGTGCGCATGCCAACACCATCATCGGCCTTGGCGAGGACTTCATCGACGAGCTGCGGCTCACCATGCCGTGGATCAGGAGCCCGCTGCCGCCGGCGGCATCCGACGCCCTCGACGACTCCGCTTGCACGCCGATGCCGCCGCTATCCGCTACGGCGCGTTGCAGCACGGTCCCCCCCGCCGCAGCAGCGATCTCCAGCGCGCCTTCGGTCACACCCCCGCCCGCGAGCAGCACAGTCAGCTGTGCCAAGCGTCGCCGCGAGCGAGAAGATTCGACTACTTCCTCGCTCACCGCTCCGTCCCCACGTAAGCCAACCGCGATCACCTTGGTCTCGCCCGAGCCGAACGTTCAAGTCGCCGCGGTCGATACCCAAGACGTCGAGTTCGGCGCTCAGCTTCGTCTCCACGTACGCAACATCGTGCGTGAACTCGGGCAGCTCACCGTCGACGTCGTCGATGCGGTCGAGCGCTGGCTCCGCGGCCGCCCCGCCGCTTCCTGCTGAAGGTGGCGCGCGCCTCAGGGCACGTAGCCTTGACGACGCAGGCCGCCGCGACCCGTGCCCCACAGCACGCAGTTGTCGCTGGAGCCGGGCAGATCCCAAATCTGCACGCCTCCCTTGGCGCCGCCGAGCGTGTCCTTCAGAGAAATGACCAGCTCGAGCTGACCGTCGCCGTCCAGATCGGCAACCGACGGGGCCGCCATGGAGCCACGCCCGAATAGCTCGATCTTGTGCAACTGCTTGCCGGCGGCATCGAGGACTACGAGGTGCGCGGGTGCATCCGGCTGCTTCGGTTGCCCCGACGAGAACGTGGTGAACAAGATCTCGGGTGCGCCGTCCCCGTTCAGGTCGACCACCAAGGCTTCACCCGCGCCGGTGTAGGGACTCGGGCTGCTGCCGAAGGTGTAGGACCACAGCTCATTTCCGGTGGGACCGAAGCAGTGCAGCTTGCCGTCGTAGGTGGGCACCAGGATCTCCAGACCTGGCTTGCCGTCCAGTTCCGCCACAGTCGGATTGGGCCGCGTCGCCACGATGTTCGCGCCGAGGCTGCCAGTTTGAATCGGCAGTCCGGTGTCCTTGGGTGGATCCCAGCCCTGCGGGCGAGTCATGTCGTGATTGAGCACCCAGACCGTGATGCCCTTGTTGGTCGTATCCGAGGAGTGCTCGTGATCGCCGGCCAGCACGATTTCGCGATCGCCGTCGCCATCGATGTCCGCGATCACGGGCGGCGAATAGGTGAACTCCGAGCGATCACCGGTGCCCCAGCCCTGCTGGGAGAGCTTCAGCTCGTGGTAGGCCTCCACGGCCGTGATCACCTTGTCGGTGAAGCTCGCATGGGTCGGGAACGGCGTCCCATCGCCCTTGAACACGCCGAATCCGATGGCGTCGTAGCTGCTGACCACGTCGTCGACACCGTCTCCGTCCAGATCGCCTGCAGCGATGTTTTGGTTGTAACCCCCGAAGTCCCAACACTCTTCGGCGGGCGGGGCCGGGTTGCAGGCGGCGCTCACTTGCGGAAAGCCGGGATGCATCGAGCCGTCCAACTCGTACACCGCTGTCGTCGGCCCTTTGTTCGTCTTGTTGACGAGCACCTCCAACTTGCCATCGCCGTCGACGTCGGCAGCAGCAATGCTGCGGACCTCGTCGCTAGCGCCGAAGTGGACCGGCCACCCCGGCATCAGCTCGCCCTTGTTGTCGTAGACGGCAACGTTCACGTTGGAGCTGGAGTCGGCGTCGCTGCCCACGGCGATCTCCACCTTGCCGTCGCCATCGAAGTCGGCCACCACCGGCGATGCCCACATGCGACTGCTGCCGTGCTCGGGAGAATTCGACGCGGAACTCGCCCACGCGGTCTGCCACAACTTGCTGCCGTCTCCTCGCCACACGTAGAGCACCGAATGACGCGCGGCCACGATGTCGAGCTTGCCGTCACCGTCCACGTCCGCCAGCGCCGGCGCCGCCAGCCAATTCTCGTCCCAACTGGCGTCGAGGGTCGAACGCAAGGTCGGCGCCTGCACGGGGCCGGAGGATCCATTGGCCGCCGCATTGCACGACGGTGTCACCGGAACGCCTGCGCTGCCGCCACCGCTGCCGCCCCCGGCGCCAGTGCCGCCACCGCCGCCCTTGGCACCGCTACCCCCTTGACCGCCGTTCGCGTCGGATCCCGAGTCGCTGCTGCAGCCGGTCCCGACGAGCAGCACACACAGCCCCCAAGCGTAGCGTGAGTCGCGCATGCACAAAGCGGACGCCTCTGCCGGCGTTCTGTCAACCATGGGCAGCTCCACCAAGGTCCTGCGTCCCTGCGCGCGACGGCCGCGGTGGCGGTTTTGTTGCGAGATGTAGAGCGCATGGAATACTTTTGTCGGAAGAATGACGAAGCGCGCCGTACCGTGCGTCCTGTGTGGACACCTGACGAAAGTCAGGCGCAGTGGCCGCTGCGCGCGCTGTGCCCCGGCGGAAACCAAGCCCCCTCGTCGCTGTGCATGTTGCGGACACGCCGATGGGCGCGTGCTCACTCGTCGAAATCTCGGGGATGGCCGCCACTGGCTGTGCGCGAACTGCTTTGCGATCCTCGATGGTCGCCGGCTCTCCCTCGCCAGCCTGGTGCTGGACGTGAAGCCGAAGAGCGCACGACGCGGTGCCGCGAACGAACGGCTCTCTCAACCCCCGGGACCCCCTCGCGCGATTCCCGAAGCACCGCGCCAGCTTCGTGAGATCGAGCGCCAAGTGCCGAGCCCTCCCAAGCGCGCCGCAAGCGGCTGATCCGCGGTCGACCGCGCCATCCGCGTGTGGATTTCCGTCGACGGTCACCGCAGAATCAACGGGTGGCGCAGGAGTTCGACCAGCTACGGGACCTCTTGGCGGGAGAGCTCGAGAGCGCCGAGGCCGAAGAGCTGGAAACCAAGCTCGAGGCGCGGCCGGAACTTCGTCGCATGCTGGCGGACATGGCCGTGGAGGCGGAACGACCCACGGCTGGCGCAGTTCGCCTTCAGCGTTCCCCCGCTCAGCCGCCGACGCACGCGGAGAGCTCGACGACTGGACCGCTGGGCAAGGGCGGCATGGCCGTCGTGCTCGCAGGGCGTCAGCTCAAGCTCGATCGCGCCGTAGCGGTGAAGACCCTGCGCGCGGACCGTCGCTCCGAGGCGGACGTGCGAAGGCTATTGCACGAAGCTCGGATCACCGGGCGCTTGGAGCATCCCAACATCGTTCCGGTACATGACATCGTTCGCGACGAAGATGGACTGCCCAAGGTCGTGCTCAAGCTGATCGAGGGGCACACCTGGACCGAGCTGATTGCAGCTCCGGACCGCGTGCGGGAACTGTTCGGCGCCGACGACTTGCTCGAATGGAACCTGGGCGTGCTGATGGCCGTCGCGCGTGCGCTTTCCTTCGCCCACAGCCGCCACGTTCTTCACCGCGACGTCAAACCCAGCAACGTGATGGTGGGCGCCTTCGGTGAGGTATACTTGCTCGACTGGGGCATTGCGCTCGACCTCGATGCCCCTTCGAATGAAGACGGTGGCCTCGATCTGGCCGGCACGACCGGCTACATGGCGCCCGAGCAAGTGCTCGGCATTCGCGATCAGCTCGGCACCTGGACCGACACCTACCTTCTCGCCGCCACCCTGTACCACGCGTTGGCAGGACGTCCCCCGCACGGCGGCGTGGACCTGACGACCCGCGTCACTCGAGCCGCCGCGGGCGAGCCTCCGCCGGATTTGCCCGACCATGTCCCGAGCGAACTGCGACGCATCACCCTGCAAGCGCTGCATTCGAACATCGAACGACGTACGCAGCACCCAGAAGAGCTGCGTCTTGCACTCGTCGCCTATCTACGGCACCGCGGTGCCGAGCGCCTGGCCCGACGCGGCACTCGCGAGCTGGAGTCCCTGCGTTCCGAAACGGGTCCGACGAGCGAGACTGAGTGGGAGCAGACGCGACTCGCAGCAGAGCTTGCCTTTCGCGCAGCCTTCGAAGAGTGGCCCGAGTGCGAGGAGGCGCGTCGCGGCTTGCGCGAACTCGCGATCGCCCGCATCACGCACGCCTTGGAGCGAGGCCAGCCCGGTCAGGCCGCTAGGCTGCTCGACGATCTCGATGATCCACCCGAGGCCTTGAAGCAGCAGGTGAATGCTGCGCGGACTGAAGCGGACGAGGAGGCCGAGCGGCTCCAACGAATCGTCGCAGATGCCGATCGCGGCGTCGGTCACGGGGCTCGCGGGATCTTCGGTGCCATTTTCGGCCTGATCTGGATTGGCTTCTGGGGTGTAGTCGCGTTCGTGCCGCCGAAAACCGTGGCGCCGCTGGTCCTCTTCACGGTGGGGTTTGCCGTGATCGGCATCACAGGGGTGCTCACTTTGGGCAAGCAGCTGCTGCAGAACCGCATCAACCGCACCAGCATGGCCATCATCGTGAGCGGCATGGCCATGACCGTGGCGTGGTGTCTGGGCGCCAGCTGGCTGAACCTCGAGATCCGCACCGTGTTCATCGGGCTGCTGCTGGTGTGGGCGACCTTCGCAAGCGGCATGGCCACCTTGATGGACCCCTGGGGCACGATCAGCGCGGTCGGCTTCGTTGGCGCGTTCCTGGTCGCCAGCTACGAACCCGACTGGATGCCCTGGGCGCTGCTCGCGGGTAACGCCGTGTTGATCGTCAACCAGATCGTGCTCAATATCGCCCTGGCGCGACGAGGGTTTCGCGCACCGCCACGCGTTCCCCTCGGGCACCGTTGAGCGGGTTCCGCACACCGCCACGCGTTCCCACCGTCCAACACTGAGCGGGTATCGCGCGCGCCGCCCGCGAGCCCTGGGCTAGAGCGATCACCGCGCACGCCTGGCGAGTGCATCTGCTACGCTGCGCCAATGCGCGCCACGGTTCTGCACGTCGCCACCCTTGCCTTGCTCGGCACTCACTGCGCGCCGGCTGCCAACCGTGACCCAGTCGATCCGGTGCCAACGGTATCCGCTCCGCCCGCATCCGCGTCGACGCAGGCCGCGGATTCGGCCGCCGAGCCCAGCGCCCCGCCGCCCCCCATCACACCGGCGGGCATCGGCCCAGGCCCCGGTCTCGGTCGCTACTCGAGTGCATCTTGCGGCGCACGAAACTACGAGCGCGTCATCGAGCTGAGCGCAGGCGGACGGGTGCAGCTCGTGGACAAGGTCGCTCCTTGCCCACCCGGTGCCGCCTGCGTGTGGTCAGGCATCGTCATGCGGCAAGGAAGCTGGAGCCTCGAAGGCGGCGCTGAGCTCGGCAAGCCGTTTCGTGTGCTTCTCTCCTTCGATGGCGCCAACGACCCGAAAGCCCGCCCCGTCCCGGACCACCTGCTGTGGTGGGAGTCCCGC comes from Polyangiaceae bacterium and encodes:
- a CDS encoding VCBS repeat-containing protein, with translation MRDSRYAWGLCVLLVGTGCSSDSGSDANGGQGGSGAKGGGGGTGAGGGSGGGSAGVPVTPSCNAAANGSSGPVQAPTLRSTLDASWDENWLAAPALADVDGDGKLDIVAARHSVLYVWRGDGSKLWQTAWASSASNSPEHGSSRMWASPVVADFDGDGKVEIAVGSDADSSSNVNVAVYDNKGELMPGWPVHFGASDEVRSIAAADVDGDGKLEVLVNKTNKGPTTAVYELDGSMHPGFPQVSAACNPAPPAEECWDFGGYNQNIAAGDLDGDGVDDVVSSYDAIGFGVFKGDGTPFPTHASFTDKVITAVEAYHELKLSQQGWGTGDRSEFTYSPPVIADIDGDGDREIVLAGDHEHSSDTTNKGITVWVLNHDMTRPQGWDPPKDTGLPIQTGSLGANIVATRPNPTVAELDGKPGLEILVPTYDGKLHCFGPTGNELWSYTFGSSPSPYTGAGEALVVDLNGDGAPEILFTTFSSGQPKQPDAPAHLVVLDAAGKQLHKIELFGRGSMAAPSVADLDGDGQLELVISLKDTLGGAKGGVQIWDLPGSSDNCVLWGTGRGGLRRQGYVP
- a CDS encoding serine/threonine-protein kinase, with amino-acid sequence MAQEFDQLRDLLAGELESAEAEELETKLEARPELRRMLADMAVEAERPTAGAVRLQRSPAQPPTHAESSTTGPLGKGGMAVVLAGRQLKLDRAVAVKTLRADRRSEADVRRLLHEARITGRLEHPNIVPVHDIVRDEDGLPKVVLKLIEGHTWTELIAAPDRVRELFGADDLLEWNLGVLMAVARALSFAHSRHVLHRDVKPSNVMVGAFGEVYLLDWGIALDLDAPSNEDGGLDLAGTTGYMAPEQVLGIRDQLGTWTDTYLLAATLYHALAGRPPHGGVDLTTRVTRAAAGEPPPDLPDHVPSELRRITLQALHSNIERRTQHPEELRLALVAYLRHRGAERLARRGTRELESLRSETGPTSETEWEQTRLAAELAFRAAFEEWPECEEARRGLRELAIARITHALERGQPGQAARLLDDLDDPPEALKQQVNAARTEADEEAERLQRIVADADRGVGHGARGIFGAIFGLIWIGFWGVVAFVPPKTVAPLVLFTVGFAVIGITGVLTLGKQLLQNRINRTSMAIIVSGMAMTVAWCLGASWLNLEIRTVFIGLLLVWATFASGMATLMDPWGTISAVGFVGAFLVASYEPDWMPWALLAGNAVLIVNQIVLNIALARRGFRAPPRVPLGHR